Proteins co-encoded in one Aethina tumida isolate Nest 87 chromosome 7, icAetTumi1.1, whole genome shotgun sequence genomic window:
- the LOC109608906 gene encoding tetra-peptide repeat homeobox protein 1-like gives MKFLVCSILLISAALAKETTKKDKRGLELSLGGGDFGGHGGGLELGGGYGGDLGGHGGLEGGLGGDLGGHGEGHITHITLHKTIKVPKPYPVPVPVEKKVPYPVKVPVAVKVDKPYPVHVPKPYPVHIDKPYPVKIEKTIPVPYKVPVKVPYPVKVPVHVPKPYPVTVHKPVPVHVPEYNIVKKPVPVIIHGHGGDGGFGGGDLGGHGGELGGDLGGHGLSLGGGYGKY, from the exons ATGAAATTTCTG gtCTGTTCTATCTTATTAATCTCTGCGGCTTTGGCCAAAGAAACCACTAAGAAAGATAAGAGAGGTCTTGAACTGAGTCTGGGCGGTGGTGACTTTGGAGGTCACGGGGGAGGTTTGGAACTTGGTGGTGGTTATGGAGGAGATCTTGGAGGACATGGAGGTTTAGAGGGTGGTCTCGGTGGAGATTTGGGAGGTCATGGCGAGGGCCACATCACCCACATTACTCTCCACAAGACCATCAAAGTACCAAAACCATACCCAGTGCCAGTGCCAGTTGAAAAGAAAGTACCTTATCCAGTCAAAGTACCGGTTGCCGTAAAGGTCGATAAGCCTTACCCAGTGCATGTACCCAAACCATACCCAGTCCATATCGACAAGCCATACCCAGTCAAGATCGAGAAAACTATACCAGTCCCATACAAAGTACCAGTGAAAGTACCATACCCAGTCAAAGTACCAGTACATGTACCGAAGCCGTACCCAGTCACGGTTCACAAACCAGTACCGGTACATGTTCCCGAATACAACATCGTCAAGAAACCAGTACCAGTAATCATCCATGGTCACGGTGGTGATGGCGGTTTCGGAGGCGGAGATCTTGGCGGTCATGGAGGAGAGCTGGGTGGCGACTTGGGTGGTCACGGTCTCTCACTAGGAGGTGGTTACGGCAAATACTAA
- the LOC109608905 gene encoding probable H/ACA ribonucleoprotein complex subunit 1, translating into MRFLVCSLLLVSTALAGETSKKDKRGLELSLGGGDFGGHGGGLELGGGYGGDLGGHGGLGGGYGGDLGGGHGEGHITHITLHKTIKVPKPYPVPVPVEKKVPYPVKVPVAVKVDKPYPVHVPKPYPVHIDKPYTVKIEKTVPVPYKVPVKVPYPVKVPVHVPKPYPVPVHKPVPVHVPEYNIVKKPVPVIIHGHGGDGGFGGGDLGGHGGGDLGGHGGFSSHGLELSSGGGYGKY; encoded by the exons ATGAGATTTCTG GTTTGTTCACTCCTGCTGGTTTCAACGGCATTAGCCGGTGAAACATCAAAAAAAGACAAAAGAGGTTTGGAGCTCAGTCTGGGCGGCGGTGACTTTGGCGGCCACGGCGGAGGTTTGGAACTTGGCGGTGGCTACGGAGGTGATCTTGGCGGACATGGTGGTTTGGGGGGTGGTTATGGAGGCGATTTGGGAGGAGGACACGGCGAAGGCCACATCACCCACATTACTCTCCACAAGACCATCAAAGTACCGAAACCATATCCAGTGCCAGTGCCAGTCGAGAAGAAAGTACCTTATCCAGTCAAAGTACCAGTTGCTGTTAAAGTCGACAAGCCTTATCCAGTCCATGTTCCCAAACCATACCCAGTCCACATAGACAAACCATACACAGTCAAGATTGAGAAGACCGTTCCAGTCCCATACAAAGTACCAGTAAAAGTTCCATACCCAGTCAAAGTACCAGTACATGTACCGAAGCCATACCCAGTCCCAGTTCACAAACCAGTGCCAGTGCACGTCCCAGAATACAACATCGTTAAGAAACCAGTACCAGTAATCATCCACGGTCATGGAGGTGATGGCGGTTTCGGAGGTGGAGACTTGGGAGGCCATGGCGGAGGAGATCTAGGAGGACATGGAGGATTCAGTTCCCACGGTCTTGAGCTTTCTTCTGGCGGTGGATACGGCAAATACTAA